The stretch of DNA CTCCAGTAACTTCCGTTGGTCCCCACCTTTGACCTTTCTCTCGATAACGAGCCCGTGGTCAACGAGCTCGTTCTTCAACTTGTTCCCCTTGTACCGACTCGGGAACTGCTGGTATCGCCCGAGCAACGGCTTGAACGGGTATTCAACCACGTCTTTGAGGAGGCGTTCAGCATCTCTCGACACTTCCTCTTCACCGTGACCGTCGCTGGACCCCGTCTTGGCCCGCTCTCCTTTCTGGCCAGCACTGAGTATGTGGTCTAACCGGGGTGCGATTTCACGCGGTTCGCAGGAGAGTTGCTGCCACGCTTCGCGTTGGTACTTCTCCAGTTCCTGATCGGTGATCGTCTTCTCCACACTGTAATTCCGGAGGTGTACTGGCACTGGATCTCTATTCCCAACCTGAACGATCGCCTCCCCAACCTCGAGCCGTTGTGCGAACGCTTGCTGGCGGTCGGACAGCGCCATCGACTCCGCAATCGCACGAAACTGTTTCTGGTCGCTGGTCGGCAGCAACACCTTGGTATCGGTGTTGGCCTTGATCGAGTCGGTGAGTTTCGACGCTTCCTGATCCGCGACGACGAGCCCTTCACCGAACTCTCGCATCTTCGCGGTCAGTTGATCGATTTCAGGGATACCCGCGGCGTCCTGGCGTTCCTTGTAGACGGAGAACACCTGTTTTCCCTCGTCGAGAAAGAAGACGTGCTCGAGACCAGTGTCTCGCTGGTTCTGTGCCAACCGGTACTCGTAGACGGACGCAAAGAGGATCTCCATCAGGAAGTTCTGGAGGTCTCGGCTGAGCCCGTCGAACTCGAACACGATGTTCCGATCGAGCAGCGTGTCCAGGGACGGGCCGTGGCTACAGTCGAAGACCGTTCCGGCAACGAGGTTCATCGCTTCCAGTCGGTTGAGGACGGTGTCACGGTAGTTCGACGTCTTCCGGACGTAGTTGATGTTCTCGTCCCACATCAGGAGTTCGAGCTCGTGGAGGCTCGGATACGGTGGCGAGCGGTCGTTGAACAGATCGTAGAGCTTGTAGAGGTTGACTACGTGCTTCAGCAGGTAGTTCTTGGAACCGGACAGTAAGGCCGTCGCGTGGCCGAAGATTTCGGCGAAGACCTGTGCCCAGCGTAGCAGCGGGACTCCATCTGGTGGCTTCAACGGATTGAACTTCAGCTCCGACCACGGCAACACCAGGAGATCGTCGTACTCGTGGATGAGATGGCGGTAGTCCTGTTTCAGGTCGAAACTCCAGAACGGGGCCTCGAGTTGGGACATCAGATTGTAGAACAGTGTGGTCTTTCCTGATCCCGACTGTCCGACTGCGAGAAGGTGCTTGGTGAGGTCATCGGGACCGATGCCAACGAGCCGGTTCCGCGGTGTTTCACCAAGGTGAACCGATCCGCAGTGAGCGTCGTCAGGGAATGGATAGTGCTGCTGTTCCGCCGCC from Natronobacterium texcoconense encodes:
- a CDS encoding ATP-binding protein, which gives rise to MRRTRDHPRVERLLRLADDLEITDPQIDQLLKAAMVSSSRSIIYDALTIFAAKAAEQQHYPFPDDAHCGSVHLGETPRNRLVGIGPDDLTKHLLAVGQSGSGKTTLFYNLMSQLEAPFWSFDLKQDYRHLIHEYDDLLVLPWSELKFNPLKPPDGVPLLRWAQVFAEIFGHATALLSGSKNYLLKHVVNLYKLYDLFNDRSPPYPSLHELELLMWDENINYVRKTSNYRDTVLNRLEAMNLVAGTVFDCSHGPSLDTLLDRNIVFEFDGLSRDLQNFLMEILFASVYEYRLAQNQRDTGLEHVFFLDEGKQVFSVYKERQDAAGIPEIDQLTAKMREFGEGLVVADQEASKLTDSIKANTDTKVLLPTSDQKQFRAIAESMALSDRQQAFAQRLEVGEAIVQVGNRDPVPVHLRNYSVEKTITDQELEKYQREAWQQLSCEPREIAPRLDHILSAGQKGERAKTGSSDGHGEEEVSRDAERLLKDVVEYPFKPLLGRYQQFPSRYKGNKLKNELVDHGLVIERKVKGGDQRKLLELTQHGQEYVEDNLDVDPGFEGRGGIVHRYWQHRIKDRFEEAGWTAELERDDADVYVSMGNTGLAVEVAMENKPRELEHVEKHLENDIAVWIICRTEIVKKGLRQRIAERDIPRDQITFHLFQDFSETSSLPE